The Pseudomonas aeruginosa genome includes the window CTGGGCGGTGGAGCGGCAATGGCTGGACGGCGCTCGGCTGGTGGCCGTGCTGGTGCTGCTGGTGCGCTTCATCGAGCCGCTGGCCCAGCTCACCCATCTCGACCAGGCGTTGCGCGGCGCCTGGCAGGCGCTGGATACCCTGCTGCGGGTTTTCGCCCTGGCTCCGCTGCGCAGCCCCGAGCCGGGCGAGCGGCCGCACGACGCCAGCCTGGCGGCCGAGGCCGTGGAATTGCGTCTGGAAGATGGCCGCGCCTTGCTCGAGGACATTTCCCTGAGGCTGGAGCCGGGTTCGCTGAACGTCCTCGTCGGACCCTCCGGGGCCGGCAAGAGCAGCCTGCTGGCGCTGCTCGGGCGGCTCTACGACGCCGACGCCGGGTGTGTCCTGCTGGGTGGCGTGGATATCCGCCGGTTGAGCGAAACGACCCTCGCCGCCAGTCGCAACCTGGTGTTCCAGGACAACGGCCTGTTCCGCGGCAGCGTTGCCTGGAACCTGCGCATGGCGCGAGCGGACGCCGATCTCGAAGCGCTGCGCGAGGCGGCGCGGGCGGTTGGCCTGCTGGAAGAGATCGAGGCCTGGCCGCAGGGCTGGGACAGCGACGTCGGTCCCGGCGGCGCGCTGCTGTCCGGCGGCCAGCGGCAACGCCTGTGCCTGGCTCGCGGGCTGCTCTCGACGGCGCCGTTGCTGCTGCTCGACGAGCCCACCGCCAGCCTCGACGCCGCCAGCGAGGCGCAGGTGCTGCGCAGCCTGCTCGGGTTGCGCGGCCGGCGCACCCTGCTGGTAGTGACCCACCGCCCGGCGCTGGCGCGTCAGGCCGACCAGGTACTGCTGCTGGAGGAGGGGCGCCTGCGCCTCAGCGGACTTCACGCCGATCTGCTCGTCCGGGACGACTGGTATGCCGGTTTCGTCGGGCTGGCGGGCGAGGAAAGTTCCGCGACGGTCGTGGATCGATAGAGAAAGACCGGCAATCGAAAAAGCCCCGGAGACGATTTCTTCATAATGATAAGCATTATCAAATCGTATATCCCCCGAGGCTGTTCGAACGATGAAAACGGAGACGAAGGTGATCAAGGGACGCCAGGGCATCGCCCGCAATCGGCACACCCCGTTGTGCCTGGGCCTGCTGCTGGCGCTGAGTCCGCTGGCCGCGGCCGTGGCCGACGCGCGCAAGGACGGCGAGACGGAACTGCCGGACATGGTGATCAGCGGAGAAAGCACGTCCGCCACCCAGCCGCCGGGGGTGACTACCCTGGGCAAGGTGCCGCTCAAGCCGCGCGAGCTGCCGCAGTCCGCCAGCGTCATCGACCATGAGCGCCTCGAACAGCAGAATCTGTTCAGCCTCGACGAAGCCATGCAGCAGGCCACCGGGGTCACCGTGCAGCCGTTCCAGCTGCTGACCACCGCCTACTACGTGCGCGGCTTCAAGGTCGACTCCTTCGAGCTGGACGGGGTGCCGGCACTGCTCGGCAATACCGCCAGTTCGCCGCAGGACATGGCGATCTACGAGCGGGTCGAGATCCTCCGCGGCTCCAACGGACTGCTGCATGGCACCGGCAACCCGGCGGCCACCGTCAACCTGGTGCGCAAGCGGCCGCAGCGCGAGTTCGCCGCCAGCACCACCCTCAGCGCCGGGCGCTGGGACCGCTACCGCGCCGAGGTCGACGTCGGCGGCCCGCTGAGCGCCAGCGGCAACGTGCGCGGCCGAGCGGTGGCCGCCTACGAGGACCGCGACTACTTCTACGACGTGGCCGACCAGGGCACCCGCCTGCTCTACGGGGTGACCGAGTTCGACCTGAGCCCCGACACCCTGCTCACCGTCGGTGCGCAATACCAGCACATCGACTCGATCACCAACATGGCCGGGGTACCGATGGCCAAGGATGGGTCCAATCTCGGGCTGTCCCGCGACACCTACCTCGATGTCGACTGGGACCGCTTCAAGTGGGACACCTACCGCGCCTTCGGCTCCCTCGAACAGCAACTGGGCGGCGGCTGGAAAGGCAAGGTCAGCGCCGAATACCAGGAAGCCGATTCGCGCCTGCGTTACGCCGGCTCCTTCGGCGCCATCGACCCGCAGACCGGCGACGGTGGCCAGCTGACGGGCGCCGCCTACAAGTTCAAGAGCATCCAGCGCAGCCTCGACGCCAACCTCAATGGGCCGGTGCGACTGTTCGGCCTGACCCACGAACTGCTCGGTGGGGTCACCTACGCCCAGGGCGAGACCCGCCAGGACACCGCACGCTTCCTCAACCTGCCGAACACCCCGGTCAATGTCTACCGCTGGGACCCGCACGGCGTGCCGCGCCCGCAGATCGGCCAGTACACTTCGCCGGGCACCACCACCACCACCCAGAAAGGCCTCTATGCCCTGGGCCGGATCAAGCTCGCCGAGCCGCTGACCCTGGTGGTCGGCGGCCGCGAAAGCTGGTGGGACCAGGACACCCCGGCCACCCGCTTCAAGCCCGGTCGCCAGTTCACGCCCTACGGCGGGCTGATCTGGGACTTCGCCAGGGACTGGTCGTGGTATGTCAGCTACGCCGAGGTCTACCAGCCGCAGGCGGATCGCCAGACCTGGAACAGCGAGCCGCTGAGCCCGGTGGAAGGCAAGACCTACGAAACCGGGATCAAGGGCGAACTGGCCGACGGCCGCCTGAACCTGTCGCTGGCGGCGTTCCGCATCGACCTGGAGAACAATCCGCAGGAAGACCCGGACCATCCGGGGCCGCCCAACAATCCGTTCTACATCAGCGGCGGCAAGGTGCGCAGCCAGGGCTTCGAGCTGGAAGGCACCGGCTACCTGACGCCCTACTGGAGTCTCTCGGCCGGCTACACCTACACCAGCACCGAGTACCTCAAGGACAGCCAGAACGACTCGGGGACGCGCTACTCCACCTTCACCCCGAGGCACCTGCTGCGCCTGTGGAGCAACTACGACCTGCCCTGGCAGGACCGGCGCTGGAGCGTCGGCGGCGGACTCCAGGCGCAGAGCGACTACAGCGTCGACTACCGCGGCGTGAGCATGCGCCAGGGCGGCTACGCACTGGTCAACATGCGCCTGGGCTACAAGATCGACGAGCACTGGACGGCGGCGGTCAACGTCAACAACCTGTTCGACCGGACCTACTACCAGAGCCTGTCCAACCCCAACTGGAACAACCGCTACGGCGAACCGCGCAGCTTCAACGTCAGCCTGCGGGGCGCGTTCTGATGCCGCGCCAGTCGGGCTTCGGCTGGGCCTGGCGGGTTCCGCTGGCGCTCGCCGGCAGCCTGGCGGCGGCGACCGCCAGCGGCTATCTGTTGACTCGCGGGCTGCCCCTGGACGACCCGCTCGAGCGTCTCTACGCCGGGCTCTTCGGCGCGCTCGGGGTGGGCTTGTTGCTGCTTGTCGGCGGGTTGGTGGCGCGTGATCCGGGCAACTTCGCCTGGCGCCTGGGCGGTAGCCTGCTGGCACTGGGCCTGGCGTTGTGGCTGCTGGCGGGGCGCGGTTGAAGTGGCGGCGCGTCCCCTCCTGCTCTCGCTGCACGGTGGCGCCGGCGCGCTGTTCGGCGTGCTGCTGTTCGTGGTGCTGTTCAGTGGCGCCTGGAGTCTTGGCCACGACGACCTGCGCGAGTGGCTGCGGGCCCCGGCGCAGGCGGGAGGAGAAGCCCTTGCGCTGGAGCGCCTGCTCGAACGGGCGGGCGAGGAAGGCGTCGACATCCGCGATGCGACCCTGCTGCTGCCTGCTCCCGGCCATGCCGCCTTCAGCGTCTGCGATGCGCGCCTGGACTGCCGGCTGGACCTCGACCCGGCCAGCGGCCGGGTGCTGCCACCGACGCCGGCGCTGGACCTCCTGCTGAACCTGCACAAGAGCCTGTTCGTCGGCTTCCCCGGGCGGGTGCTGGTCAGCCTGTTCGGCGTATCGCTGTTGCTGCTGTGCCTGGCCGGCGTGCTGCTGCACAGCCGCCGCTGGCGCGACCTGCGGCGTTGGCGGCGGGACCGCGGGCTGCGCCTGGCGCTGTTCGACCTGCACGGCCTGATCGGCATCTGGGGACTGCCCTGGCTGCTGTTGTTCGGTTTCACCGGCGCGCTCAGCGGGCTGGGCGCGCTCGGGACCCTGCTGCTGGCGCCGGTGGCCTACCCGCAGGAACCGAACCGGGTGTTCGTCGAGTTGATGGGACCGCCGCCGCCCGCCGCCGAGGGGCGGCCATTGGCGTCCCGCATCGATCTCGACCGCCTGCTTGCCGGCGATGCCGTGTGGGCGCCCGGCTTCGTCGCCCAGCGCTTGAGCCTCAGTCATGCCGGGGATGTCGCCGGCAGCGTGGAGATCGCCGGTATCCAGCGTGGCCTGCCGAGTACCGCGAACTTCGAGCGGCACCGCTATCGGCTGGCCGACGGCGCCCTGCTCGGCGAGCGCAGCTCGGCGCAGCGCGGGTTCTGGCTGCGCGCCTTCATCGCCGTGCAGCCGTTGCATTTCGCCCAGTACCAGTGGCTCGGGCCGGGCTGGTCCGCCGCGTTGCGCGGCCTGCACCTGGCGATGGGCCTCGGCGCCTGCCTGCTCTGCGCCAGCGGCCTGTACCTGTGGCTGCAACGACGCGCCTCGGCGCCGGACGCCCGCGTACGGCTCTTGCAGCGCCTGAGCCAGGGTTTCTGTGCCGGCCTGGTGGCGGCGGCCGCGTTGCTCCTGCTGGGGCTGCAACTCGTGCCCTCGGAGCTACTCGCCGGACCCTGGCCGGGGCGGCTGTTCCTTGTCCTGTGGGCCGCCGCTGGCCTGGCGGCGTTGCTGCTGCCGGGCGACTGGCCGCTGGCGCGCGGGTTGCTCGGCGTCGCCGGGCTGGCCTGCCTGGCGGCCGCCGTCGCGCACCTGGCGCCCTGGCTCATGCGCGGCCGGCTGCCGGCCCTGGGCCCCGACCTCACCCTGATCCTCTGCGGCGCGCTGCTCATCCGGCACGCCTGGATGCAGGCGCGCGCCGCCGCGCCACCCGCCCACCCCCGTGTCACCGGAGACCACCATGCTTGAGCTGTATCGCCACCGCCGCCTGGTCATCACCCTGGCGTTGCTCTACCTGTCCCAGGGCATTCCCATCGGCCTGGCCATGGACGCCCTGCCCACCCTCCTGCGCCAGGATGGCGCGCCATTGCAGGCGCTGGCCTTCCTGCCCCTGGTGGGGCTGCCCTGGGTGGTCAAGTTCCTCTGGGCGCCCTGGGTCGACAACCATTGGTCGCGCCGTCTCGGCCGGCGGCGTAGCTGGATCCTGCCGATGCAATGCATCGTCCTCGCCTGCCTGCTCGGCCTGGCGACGCTCGGCCTCGGCGTGGCCAGTGCCGGTTGGGCGGTTGGCCTGCTGGCGCTGGCTTCGCTGGCCAGCGCGACCCAGGACATCGCCACCGACGGCATGGCGGCGGAGCACTTCAGCGGCGAGCTGCTGGCCAAGGTCAACGCGGTACAGATCGCCGGGGTGATGATCGGCTTCTTCGGCGGCGGTGCCGGCAGCCTGATCCTCGCCGGGCATTTCGGCCAGCGCGCGGCGTTTCTGGTCATGGCCTGCGTGCCGCTGGCAAGCCTGTGCTGCGTGCTCGCCCTGGGGCGCGGCGACCCCCACGAACTCCCCCCGGCACCGGCCGCCAAGGCCAGCCTGCTGCGCTTCCTGCGTCGGCCGCTGGCGCCTTCGCTGCTGGCACTGGCACTGCTGTCGGCGATGACCGCGGTATCCGGCTTCGGCCTGTCCAAGCTGTACCTCAGCGATGCCGGCTGGGCCTTGCAGGACATCGGCCGGCTGGGCATGAGCGGTGGCCTGGTCACGGTATTCCTCGGCTGCGGCGGCGGCGCCTGGCTGGTCAGGCGGATCGGCCTGTGGCGCGGTTTCGCCCTTGGCGTGGTGCTCGCCGGTTGTTCGGCGCTGCTCTGGTATCTGCAGGCCGGTCGCTGGTTGGCACTGAGCGAAGGATTGGCGTGGACCTGCGTGCTGATCGGCTCGCTGGCTACCGGCATCACCTCGGTGGCGATCCTCACCGCGGCGATGCGCTTCGCCGGCCAGGGCGGCCAGGCCGGCACCGATGTCACCGCGGTGCAGAGCACCCGAGACCTCGGCGAGATGCTGGCGTCTTCGTTCCTGGTCAGCCTCACCGCGCAGATCGGCTATGCCGGCGGTTTCCTCACCGGCAGCGCCCTGGCGGTGCTGGCCCTGTTGCTCGCCCTGCGCCTGCAGGCCGGCGAGGGGCGCGGGGAGTGGAAGGGGCGGGCGGAAGAGGCCTGAGGCGCTGCCGATAGGCGCGCAGCGCCCGGCACCCGCACGGATGCCGCCTCTCCCGCGGACGGGAGAGGCGGGAGAGGGCAGGCGCGGTGGCCTGCCCGGTGTTGCTAGCGTGGCCGTTCCACCTGGTTGCGGTAGCTGCCGGTGATCGCTTCCAGCGCCGCGCTCTTCTCGGTCTTCGGTCGCGAAGCCGCGGCCCATTCCTCTTTTTCCCGTTCTCGGTTGGCCAGGATGATCTTGTTGGCGGTCGGCCGCCGCGCTTCTTCGTATTCGCGCAGGGCTGCGGCCACGTCGGCGTTGCGCGCCAGCGCGGCGGCCAACTCGATGCCGTCGAGGATTGCTTGCGAAGCGCCGTTGGCGCCCATCGGATACATCAGGTGGGCGGCGTCGCCGAGCAGGGTGATGCGTCCCCGGCCCCAGTGCGGCAGCGGATCGCGGTCTACCATCGGGTACTGCAGGATCAACTGGTTGCGGGTCAGCAGGTCGCGGATGTCGAACCAGCCCAGGTCCCAGTCGGCGAAGAACGGCAGCACGTCCTCCAGGCGCCCGTCGCGGTTCCAGTCGGCCTCGTTGTCGAGCTGGCCGACGGCGGCGCTCGGCACCATGCACACCCAGTTCACCAGCGACTTGCCTTCGGCCGCGTGACGCGCCGAGATCGGATAGGCGACCAGGCGCGACCAGTGCTCGTCGTTGGCGACGATCATGGTCTTGCCGTCGAGGAAGCGGTCGAACTCGGTGACGCCGCGCCACATGGTGATCCCACCGTGGGACAGCGGCCCCTGGTCGGGATGCAGGTGCGCGCGGACCGCCGAATGGATGCCGTCGGCGCCGACCAGCACATCGGCACCGAGCGCCTGGGGCTTGCCGTGTCCGTCGCGGGCGCCGATCAGCACGCGGCCGTCGCGCTCCTCGATACGCTCCACGCCGAGACCGGTGCGTACCGCCTGTTGGCCGAGGCGCTCGCGCACCGCGGCGAGCAGGATCATCTGCAGTTCGCCGCGATGGATCGAGTACTGCGGATAGGCGTTGCCGGCTTCCACCCCGCGCGGCTCGGACCATACCGTGGCGCCGCTCTGGTCGATGTAGCGCAGCTCGTGGGTGGGGATGGCGGTGGCCGCCAGAGCCGGGCCGAGACCCAGTTCGGCGAGGGCCTCGACCGCCGCCGGCTGGATATTGATGCCGACGCCAAGGGGGCGTATCTCGCTGCTGCTTTCCAGCAGCGTGACCTTGCCGATGCCGGCCTGGTGCAGGGCCAGGGCGCAACTGAGGCCGCCGATGCCGGCGCCGGCGATGAGGATATCGATGGGTTCGCTCATGGGTGCTTCCTTTTCTCGAGTGTTCGAATCGATGGGGGTTCGGCTGGGATGGATGACCGTTTACCGCGATGAAACGTCGGCGCAGCGGCGGATAACGCCGGTGGCGTCATTCGCCCTACGACCCGGCTCCGAGGCCGCGGGACGCATATCCGCCGTGAAACGCCGGCGCAGCGGTGTCGTCACGGTTGCAGGTAGCGGTGCTTCCAGCCTCCTTCGTCGCGGTCGTAGCGCAGGCGCTCGTGCAGCCGCTCGGTGCCGTTGCCCCAGAACTCCACCGACTCCAGGCACAGTTCGAACAGGCAGTAGCCCGGCGGGCGCGGCAGCGGGCCGTCGGTTTCCGCCAGGCGCCGGGCTTCGGCGCGCAGGGCGTGGATGTCGGCGAGGGTTTCGCTCTGCCGCGAGGCGATCGACATCGGGTGGGTCTGGTACGGGCGGCTCAGCCACTGGGCGTCGGCGCGCTCGTCGGGCAGGCGTTCGGCGCGGCCGTTGAGGATGATCTGCTGGCTGCTCTCGCGCCAGTACAGCACCCCCGAGGCCCAGGGGTTCTGCGCCAGTTCGCGGCCCTTCTGGCTATCGGCGTGGGTGGCGAACACCACCCCGCGCTCGCCCAGCTCGGCGATCACCACGATCCGCGTCGACGGCCGGCCCTGCCCGTCGACCGTGGCCAGGGCCAGTGCCCGCGGCTCGCGCACGCCATAGCGGCGGGCGCGTTCCAGCCAGTTGCGCAGCACCTCCATGGGGTTCGCCGGCGGCGCCTCGAACTCCGGGAAAGGGGCTTCGATGGTCCCGGTGAGGGACTCGGAAATGTTCGCGTTGACGCCCATCACGGCGTTCCTCCGTTCTGCCCGTTCACAGGTAGGCCCGGCCTTCGGCGAAGGCCGCGCCGTTGCCCGACACTTCCACCGCCGAGACCCGCTCGCCGGCGCCCTCGGCGCGGGCGTACATGCGCGACGGCCGGCCGATCTCGACGCCCTGGAGGATCTCGATCTGCTGCCCGTAGGGAATCTGCCGGTGGCGCGCCAGGTGGATCGCCAGCGGCCCGGCGGCGGAGCCGGTGGCGGCGTCCTCGACCACGCCGTAGGCCGGCGAGAACATGCGGCTGCGCCAGTGCCGCCCGGCGCCGGCGAAGCAGTTCACCGCCAGGTCCGGGAAGTCGCACAGCGCGCGGTGGTCGGGGTGCAGCGCGGACAGCGCGGCGACGCTCTCCAGGCCGACGAACACGTGGCGCGGGCCGTTGCGGTAGACCTCGATGGGAAAGGTCGAGCCCTTCAGGCCGAGGGCGGCGAGCAGCTCGGCCGGGCGGCTGAAGTGCTCCCAGGTGGGGATCGGCTGCTGCATGCTGCAGGCCACCACCTTGCCGTCCTGGCGCTCCAGGGCGAAGGGCACGGTGCCCATCCTGGTCTCCAGGAACAGCCTGTCCTTGTCGGTCTCGGCGCCCAGGGCGATGGCGGTGCCCAGCAGCGGGTGGCCGGCGAACGGCAGTTCGTTGACCGGGGTGAAGATGCGGATGCGCGCGTCGCCGTCCTGTTGCGGGCGGAGCACGAAGGTGCTCTCCGACAGGTTCATCTCCCGCGCCATGCGCTGCATGCGCTCGCCGCTGAGGTCGTCGCAGTCGAAGAACACCGCCACCGGGTTGCCTTGCAGCGGTTCGCTGGCGAAGGCGTCTATCACGACATATCTGTGCATGGGCTCTCCTGGCTCAGGGCCGCCGCTCGACCAGCGCGTGGCGCAGCAGGTCGGCGATGATGCGCGGACCCTCGCGGGTCAGCACCGATTCGGGGTGGAATTGCATGGAGGCGAAGCGCGGCCCGCGCAGGGCATGGACCTCGCCGGTCTCGCGGTCGCGGCTGATCTCGATCGGGCCGACCTCGGGAATCTCGATGCGGTCCTGCAAGGCGCGCGCGGCGAAGGTGTTGTAGAAGCCGACGCGCTCGGCGGCGCCGAACAGGTCGATCTGTTTCTGCACGCCCTGGTTGGGCTCCTGCCGGCGTTGCAGGTCCAGGCCCAGGCACAGGCTCAGCACCTGGTGGCTCAGGCACACGGCGAGGAACGGCCGGCGCTCGCTGAGCAGCGAACGGATGGCCAGGTGCAGGTGGCCGATCTTCGGCTGGCCGATCTCGGTGGGGTTGCCCGGGCCGGGGCCCATGATCACCAGGTCGTAGCCGTCGAACGAGTACGGCTCCTGGAAGCCGCGCACGGTCACCGTCAGGCCCAGCGACTTGAGCTGCTTGGCGATCATCGAGGTGAAGGTGTCCTCGGCATCGACGATCAGCACCTCGCGTCCGGACAGGTCGGCCTGCAACTGCTGGCGCTCGCTGGCGCCGCGCAGCCAGAAGTCGGCGATCGGCGCGTTGCGGCTGGCCAGCGCCGCCACCACGTGCGGGTGCGAGCCCAGGCGCTGCGGCGCCTGGCTCTTCAGCGCGGCGATCAGCCCGGAAGCCTTGGCCCGGCTTTCCGCCGCCTCGCCCAGGGGATCGGAGTGACGCACGATGGTCGAGCCGACGCCGATGCGCAGGCGGCCGTCGCCCTCGATCTCGGCGGTGCGGATCAGGATCGCCGAGTCCAGCGTGCGCCCGCCCTGGCCGTCACCGCCGATCAGCGCCGCCACCCCGCTGTAGTAGCCGCGACCCTGCGGCTCGTAGCGGCGGATCACCCGGCAGGCGCTTTCCAGCGGGCTGCCGGTGACGGTCGGGGCGAACAGCGTCTCGCGCAGCACCTCGCGCACGTCGCGGCTGGTCTGGCCCTCGATGAAGTACTCGGTGTGCGCCAGGTGCGCCATCTCCTTGAGGTAGGGACCGAGCACCCGGCCGCCGTCCTCGCAGATCCGCGCCATCATCTTCAGTTCCTCGTCCACCACCATGTACAGCTCGTCGGCTTCCTTGCGGTTGTCGAGGAATTCCATGACCTCGGCCAGGTTCGGCCCGGCCGGCGGGTAGCGGTAGGTGCCGCTGATCGGGTTCATCACCGCCAGGCCGTCGCGCACGCTGATGTGTCGCTCGGGCGAGGCGCCGACCAGGGTGCGTTCGCCGGTGTGGACGATGAAGGTCCAGTAGGCGCCCTTCTCGCGCAGCAGCAACTGGCGGAAGAAACTCAGCGCGCTGGCCGTGGCGTAGCCGTCGATGCGCGCCTGGAAGCGCCGCTTGATCACGAAGTTGGCGCCTTCGCCGCGACCGATCTCGTCGGCGATGACCCGCCCGACCACTTCGGCGTAGGCCTCGTCGTCGAGGTCGAAACCTTCCTCGCTCAGTTCCAGCGCCTGGTTCGGCAGCATCGCCAGGGCCTGCTCCAGCGGCAGCAGTTCCTGCTCCAGGACCTTCAGCGCCAGCAGCGGCGTGCCGTCGTCGAGCGCCTCGAAGCCGCGCTCGGCGATCTGCCGGTAGGGAATCAGCGCCAGCAGGTCATGGCGCGGCAGGCCCGGGCCGGGCTCGTCCAGCGGCAGGTCGGCCAGGCCGTGCAGTTCGAGCGCCTCGCCGCGGATCACGTCGAGCAGGCCCGGGCCATTGCTTTCCGGGCGGTAGAGCAAGGCGAACGGCGCCGGCCGTTCGAGCAGGCGCTGCAACAGCGATGTGGGCAGGGCGTTCATTCCAGCACCTCGTCGGTGGTGACCACCATCGCGCAGCGGCTGGCGGCGTATTCCAGGGCCATGCGGTGGTGCGCCTCGCTGAAGTCGGCGATGGCGTCGGCCACCAGGAACGGCTGGATGTCGTTGGAGTAGGCGTCGACCGTGGAGATCAGCACCCCGACGTGGGCATATACGCCGCACAGCACCAACTGGTCGCGGCCGGCGGCGCGCATCCGCTGGAGCAGGTCGGAGTGGAAGAAGGCGCTGTAGCGCCACTTGGTCAGCAGCCAGTCGTCCGGCCCCGGCGCCAGCTCCTCGACCACTTCGCGGTCGGCCGGACTGGCGCGCATGCCCGGCCCCAGAAGTCCTTGAGCAGGCCGCGCTGCTCCTCGGTCATGCTGCCCGGCTGGGCGGTGTAGGCGATCTGCACGCCCTGCTCGACGCACCAGCGGCGCAGCCGCGCGGCGTTGGCCACCAGCCCGGCGCGCAGGCTCTCGGGCAGCGGGCGCAGGAAGTAGCGCTGCATGTCGTGCACCAGCAGCACCGCGCGCCGCGGCTCCAGGCTCCAGCGCGCCAGGTTGGCCGGCAGCTGCTGGGCGGTCGGCAAGGGATAGGCGGTGATTTCGGGAATGCCGCTCATGCCACGGTCTCCAGGGGGAAGGTTGCGCTCGGGATCGCTTCTGCGCCGGACCAGGCCATCACCGCGCTGAGCGCCTGCCAGGGGTTCAGCCGCGGATCGCAGAGGCTGGTGTAGTGCCGGCTGACCTGGTGCAGGCCGCTGGAATCGGCGACGCACTCGGTGACGTCGTCCGGGGTGGTCTCCAGGTGCAGCCCGGCGGCCACGCCGCCGGAGCCGGACACCGCCAGGCGGAACGCCGCCACCTCCTCGGCGATGCTGCGCACCAGGCGGGTCTTGTTGCCGCAGGGCGCGACGATGGTGTTGCCGTGCATCGGGTCGCTCAGCCAGATCACCGGGTGCCCGGCCGCGCGCACCGCCTCCACCAGCGGCGGCAGGCGCTCGCCGACCTTCTGCGCGCCCATCCGCGCGATCAGCGTCAGGCGCCCCGGCTCGCGGCGCGGGTCGAGGCGCTCGCAGAGCGCCAGCAACTGGTCGCGGCCGATCTCCGGGCCGACCTTGCAGGCCACCGGGTTGAGCACCTCGGCCAGCAGCGCCACATGGGCGCCGTCGACCTGGCGGGTGCGCTCGCCGATCCACGGCCAGTGGGTCGAACCGAGATAGACCCGGCGCTGCTCGTCCTCGCGCAGCATCGACAGCTCGTAGTCGAGCAGCAGCATCTCGTGGCTGGTCCAGACCGGCGAGGCATTCGCCTCCTGCCCGGACGCGGCGTCCCAGCCCAGGTGGCGCATGATGTTGCGCGCCGCCGCATAGCCCTTGAGGATCCGCTGCGGATCGGCCCGGCGCTGCTCGGCATGGGCCTCGCGGCCGTTGACCATGTCGCCGCGATAGACCGGCAGGGTCTGCTCGCCGACCTGCTCGTGCGGCTTGGAACGCGGCTTGGCGTACTGCCCGGCGATGCGCCCGACGCGGATCACCGGCCGCCGGCCGGCCAGGCGCAGGGCGCCGGCCAGCAGTTCCAGCACGGCGGCCTTGCGCGCCACGTTCTCGGCATGGTGGTCGTCCATGTCCTCGGCGCAGTCGCCGCACTGCACCACCAGCGCCTCGCCGCGGGCGACCCGCGCCAGGGTCGCGCGCAGGGCCAGGATGTCGCCGGCGCGGATCAGCGCCGGACTGCCGCGCAGGTACGCCTGCACGTCGCGCAGGCGCGACGGATCGCCCCATTCGGGTTGCTGCAGCGCTTCGCAGCGCCGTACGCGTTGCAATAGATCGTCCATGGTGGGTCCCCCTTCGGCAGGAGATATCGTTTCGATCAAGTGGG containing:
- the phzG gene encoding phenazine biosynthesis FMN-dependent oxidase PhzG, which encodes MGVNANISESLTGTIEAPFPEFEAPPANPMEVLRNWLERARRYGVREPRALALATVDGQGRPSTRIVVIAELGERGVVFATHADSQKGRELAQNPWASGVLYWRESSQQIILNGRAERLPDERADAQWLSRPYQTHPMSIASRQSETLADIHALRAEARRLAETDGPLPRPPGYCLFELCLESVEFWGNGTERLHERLRYDRDEGGWKHRYLQP
- the phzF gene encoding phenazine biosynthesis protein PhzF is translated as MHRYVVIDAFASEPLQGNPVAVFFDCDDLSGERMQRMAREMNLSESTFVLRPQQDGDARIRIFTPVNELPFAGHPLLGTAIALGAETDKDRLFLETRMGTVPFALERQDGKVVACSMQQPIPTWEHFSRPAELLAALGLKGSTFPIEVYRNGPRHVFVGLESVAALSALHPDHRALCDFPDLAVNCFAGAGRHWRSRMFSPAYGVVEDAATGSAAGPLAIHLARHRQIPYGQQIEILQGVEIGRPSRMYARAEGAGERVSAVEVSGNGAAFAEGRAYL
- the phzE gene encoding phenazine biosynthesis protein PhzE → MNALPTSLLQRLLERPAPFALLYRPESNGPGLLDVIRGEALELHGLADLPLDEPGPGLPRHDLLALIPYRQIAERGFEALDDGTPLLALKVLEQELLPLEQALAMLPNQALELSEEGFDLDDEAYAEVVGRVIADEIGRGEGANFVIKRRFQARIDGYATASALSFFRQLLLREKGAYWTFIVHTGERTLVGASPERHISVRDGLAVMNPISGTYRYPPAGPNLAEVMEFLDNRKEADELYMVVDEELKMMARICEDGGRVLGPYLKEMAHLAHTEYFIEGQTSRDVREVLRETLFAPTVTGSPLESACRVIRRYEPQGRGYYSGVAALIGGDGQGGRTLDSAILIRTAEIEGDGRLRIGVGSTIVRHSDPLGEAAESRAKASGLIAALKSQAPQRLGSHPHVVAALASRNAPIADFWLRGASERQQLQADLSGREVLIVDAEDTFTSMIAKQLKSLGLTVTVRGFQEPYSFDGYDLVIMGPGPGNPTEIGQPKIGHLHLAIRSLLSERRPFLAVCLSHQVLSLCLGLDLQRRQEPNQGVQKQIDLFGAAERVGFYNTFAARALQDRIEIPEVGPIEISRDRETGEVHALRGPRFASMQFHPESVLTREGPRIIADLLRHALVERRP
- the phzC gene encoding phenazine biosynthesis protein PhzC — its product is MDDLLQRVRRCEALQQPEWGDPSRLRDVQAYLRGSPALIRAGDILALRATLARVARGEALVVQCGDCAEDMDDHHAENVARKAAVLELLAGALRLAGRRPVIRVGRIAGQYAKPRSKPHEQVGEQTLPVYRGDMVNGREAHAEQRRADPQRILKGYAAARNIMRHLGWDAASGQEANASPVWTSHEMLLLDYELSMLREDEQRRVYLGSTHWPWIGERTRQVDGAHVALLAEVLNPVACKVGPEIGRDQLLALCERLDPRREPGRLTLIARMGAQKVGERLPPLVEAVRAAGHPVIWLSDPMHGNTIVAPCGNKTRLVRSIAEEVAAFRLAVSGSGGVAAGLHLETTPDDVTECVADSSGLHQVSRHYTSLCDPRLNPWQALSAVMAWSGAEAIPSATFPLETVA